A genome region from Camelina sativa cultivar DH55 chromosome 10, Cs, whole genome shotgun sequence includes the following:
- the LOC104718729 gene encoding transcription factor bHLH3, with translation MGQKFWENLEDRAMVESTIGSEACDFFISTASASNTALTKLVSPPSDSNLQQGLRHVVEGSDWDYALFWLASNVNSSDGCVLIWGDGHCRVKKGVSSGEDYSQQDETKRRVLRKLHLSFVGSDEDHRLAKSGALTDLDMFYLASLYFSFRCDSNKYGPAGTYVSGKPLWAADLPSCLSYYRVRSFLARSAGFQTVLSVPVNCGVVELGSLRNIPEDKSVIEMVKSVFGGSDFVQAKEAPKIFGRQLSLGGSKPRSMSINFSPKTEDDSGFSLESFEVQAIGGSNQVYPYEQGKDETLYLTDEQKPRKRGRKPANGREEALNHVEAERQRREKLNQRFYALRAVVPNISKMDKASLLADAITYITDMQKKIRVYETEQQIMKRRESNQITPAEVDYQQRHDDAVVRLSCPLETHPVSKVIQTLRENEVTPHDSNVAVTEEGVVHTFTLRPQGGCTAEQLKDRLLASLAQ, from the coding sequence ATGGGTCAAAAGTTTTGGGAGAATCTGGAAGATCGTGCGATGGTGGAATCCACCATAGGCTCTGAAGCTTGTGACTTTTTCATCTCAACCGCTTCAGCTTCCAACACTGCCTTGACCAAGTTAGTCTCGCCGCCGAGCGATTCCAATCTCCAGCAAGGTTTACGTCACGTTGTTGAAGGTTCTGATTGGGACTATGCACTTTTCTGGCTAGCTTCCAACGTTAATAGCTCCGATGGTTGTGTCTTGATCTGGGGAGATGGTCATTGCCGTGTCAAAAAGGGGGTTTCATCAGGTGAGGACTATTCTCAGCAAGATGAGACCAAAAGGCGTGTGCTTCGCAAGCTTCACTTGTCATTTGTTGGTTCGGATGAGGATCATCGTTTGGCCAAGTCAGGGGCTCTTACTGATCTCGACATGTTTTATCTGGCTTCTTTGTACTTTTCCTTtaggtgtgattccaacaagtACGGTCCTGCTGGAACCTATGTCTCTGGGAAGCCTCTCTGGGCTGCAGATTTGCCTAGCTGCTTGAGTTATTATAGGGTTAGGTCTTTCTTGGCTAGATCTGCTGGTTTTCAGACGGTCTTGTCTGTACCTGTGAATTGTGGGGTTGTTGAGCTTGGTTCTTTGAGAAATATTCCAGAAGACAAGAGTGTGATTGAGATGGTCAAATCAGTGTTTGGTGGATCTGACTTTGTTCAGGCTAAAGAAGCTCCCAAAATCTTTGGTCGACAGTTGAGCCTTGGTGGATCGAAACCACGGTCTATGAGTATTAATTTCTCCCCCAAGACAGAGGATGACTCTGGCTTTTCCTTGGAATCGTTTGAGGTACAAGCAATCGGAGGTTCTAATCAAGTGTACCCTTATGAACAAGGGAAAGATGAGACATTGTATCTAACTGACGAGCAGAAGCCGaggaagagagggagaaaaCCTGCAAACGGAAGAGAAGAGGCTCTAAACCATGTGGAAGCAGAACGGCAGAGGAGGGAGAAGCTGAACCAGAGATTCTACGCATTGAGAGCTGTGGTGCCTAACATCTCCAAGATGGATAAGGCTTCGCTCCTTGCGGATGCAATCACGTACATCACGGATATGCAGAAGAAAATCAGGGTATACGAAACAGAGCAGCAGATTATGAAGAGGAGGGAGAGTAATCAGATAACTCCAGCAGAGGTTGATTATCAACAGAGGCACGATGACGCAGTGGTCAGGCTAAGCTGTCCGTTGGAAACTCATCCTGTTTCAAAGGTGATACAAACTTTGAGGGAGAATGAAGTTACACCTCATGATTCCAATGTGGCTGTCACAGAGGAGGGTGTGGTTCACACATTCACTCTCCGTCCTCAGGGTGGCTGCACCGCTGAGCAATTGAAGGACAGGCTCCTTGCCTCTCTCGCGCAGTAA
- the LOC104718731 gene encoding pentatricopeptide repeat-containing protein At4g16470-like: MFIVFWMRTPLVSSSLSQKSNSWSICFTLNRLAKVAFTREFQTEVSQSLACGPMFSGNATTILRQMLAERRISSFQVESQRKKEKLDKTLKGLCVTGRLKEAVGLLWRSGWLQVQPETYAVMLQECKQRKEYTKGKRIHAQMVVVGFAPNEYLKVKLLILYALSGDLQTAGILFRCLHSKGDLIPWNAMISGYVQKGLEQEGLYIYYDMRQNRIVPDQYTFASVFRACSALASLEHGMRAHAVMIKCLIKSNIIVDSALVDMYFKCSSFSDGHKLFDQLSTRNVVTWTSLMSGYGYHGKVSEVLKCFDKMKEEGCRPNPVTFLVVLTACNHGGLVDKAWEHFNSMKRDYGIEPEGQHYAAMVDTLGRAGRIQEAYEFVMKSPCKEHAPVWGSLLGACRIHGNVKLLEVAATKFLELDPTNGGNYVVFANGYASCGFLDAASKVRRRMENAGVKKDPGYSQIELQGEVHRFMKDDTSHRLSGKIYKKVHEMTSFFMDVDYYPDDLDACIV, encoded by the exons ATGTTCATTGTTTTTTGGATGAGAACGCCACTAGTCTcgtcttctctttctcaaaaaTCCAACTCTTGGTCTATCTGCTTCACGCTGAACAGGCTAGCCAAGGTTGCTTTCACTCGGGAGTTTCAAACGGAGGTGTCTCAGTCTTTGGCTTGTGGTCCTATGTTTTCCGGCAACGCGACCACTATCCTACGCCAGATGCTGGCAGAGAGGAGAATTAGCAG CTTTCAGGTGGAGAgtcagagaaagaaagagaagctgGATAAGACACTAAAGGGTCTGTGTGTTACTGGGAGGTTGAAAGAAGCTGTTGGGTTATTGTGGCGTAGCGGGTGGTTGCAAGTCCAGCCTGAGACTTATGCTGTGATGTTGCAGGAATGTAAGCAAAGGAAGGAGTATACAAAAGGGAAACGGATACATGCTCAGATGGTTGTTGTAGGATTTGCTCCCAATGAGTATTTGAAAGTCAAGTTGTTGATACTTTACGCCTTATCTGGGGATCTTCAAACTGCTGGGATTCTCTTTCGTTGTTTGCATTCTAAGGGGGACTTGATTCCATGGAACGCCATGATATCAGGGTATGTGCAAAAGGGTCTAGAACAAGAAGGGCTTTATATTTACTATGATATGAGACAGAACAGAATAGTTCCGGACCAGTATACCTTTGCTTCAGTGTTTAGAGCTTGTTCTGCGTTAGCATCCCTGGAACACGGAATGAGAGCCCACGCTGTGATGATTAAGTGCCTTATCAAGTCCAACATTATAGTCGATAGTGCCCTTGTTGATATGTACTTCAAATGCAGCAGTTTCTCTGATGGCCACAAATTATTTGACCAGTTGTCCACCAGAAACGTTGTTACATGGACTTCATTGATGTCTGGATATGGATATCATGGAAAAGTTTCAGAGGTGTTAAAATGCTTTGATAAGATGAAGGAAGAAGGCTGTAGACCAAATCCTGTTACATTTTTGGTGGTTCTCACTGCGTGTAACCATGGAGGTTTAGTTGATAAAGCTTGGGAGCATTTCAATTCTATGAAGAGAGATTACGGGATTGAACCTGAGGGACAACACTATGCAGCTATGGTTGATACGTTAGGGCGTGCTGGTAGGATACAAGAAGCATACGAGTTTGTTATGAAGTCACCATGCAAGGAGCACGCTCCGGTATGGGGTTCCTTACTTGGGGCTTGCAGGATTCACGGGAATGTGAAACTGCTAGAAGTCGCAGCTACAAAGTTTTTGGAGTTGGATCCAACAAATGGGGGGAACTACGTGGTGTTTGCCAATGGATATGCGAGTTGTGGATTCCTGGATGCTGCCTCAAAGGTTAGACGGAGAATGGAGAATGCAGGAGTTAAAAAAGATCCCGGGTATAGCCAGATCGAATTACAAGGGGAAGTTCATAGATTCATGAAAGATGATACGTCTCACAGACTATCTGGGAAGATATACAAGAAGGTCCATGAGATGACTTCATTCTTTATGGATGTTGACTACTATCCAGATGACTTAGACGCTTGCATTGTTTGA
- the LOC104718732 gene encoding transcriptional adapter ADA2b isoform X3: MGRSRGNFHNYEDPTQRTRKKKNAANVENFESTSTVPGTEGGGKYNCDYCQKDITGKIRIKCAVCPDFDLCVECMSVGAEITPHKCDHPYRVMGNLTFPLICPDWSADDEMLLLEGLEIYGLGNWAEGAEHVGTKSKEQCLEHYRNIYLNSPFFPLPDMSHVAGKNRKELQAMAKGRIDDKKAEQNMKEEYPFSPPKVKVEDTQKDRSFGVKKPVATPVNNSLVELSNYNQKREEFDPEYDNDAEQLLAEMEFKDNDTPEEHELKLRVLRIYSKRLDERKRRKEFIIERNLLYPNPFEKDLSQEEKVQCRRLDVFMRFHSKEEHDELLRSVVSEYRMVKRLKDLKEAQVAGCRSTAEAERYLGRKRKRGNEEGMNRGKESGQFGQIVGEIGSRPPVQASSSYVNDLDLIGFTESQLLSESEKRLCNEVKLVPPVYLQMQQVMSHEIFKGNVTKKSDAYSLFKIEPTKVDRVYDMLVKKGIAQL; encoded by the exons ATGGGTCGCTCTCGTGGGAACTTCCACAATTACGAAGACCCTACTCAGAG AacgaggaaaaagaaaaatgcggCTAATGTGGAGAACTTTGAGTCGACATCTACGG TTCCAGGTACTGAGGGAGGAGGCAAGTATAACTGCGATTATTGCCAGAAAGACATTACTGGCAAAATTAGGATCAAATGTGCCGTCTGTCCCGATTTTGATCTCTGTGTTGAATGTATGTCTGTTGGAGCTGAGATCACTCCGCACAAATGTGATCACCCTTACCGAGTTATG GGAAATCTAACTTTCCCGCTTATTTGTCCTGACTGGAGTGCTGATGATGAAATGCTTCTCCTGGAG GGACTTGAAATTTATGGCTTGGGAAACTGGGCGGAGGGCGCGGAGCATGTGGGAACCAAGAGTAAAGAACAATGTCTCGAGCACTACAGAAACATTTATTTGAACTCGCCATTTTTCCCACTTCCA GATATGTCACATGTAGCAGGGAAGAACAGAAAAGAACTTCAAGCAATGGCAAAAGGACGCATTGATGACAAGAAAG CAGAGCAGAACATGAAAGAAGAGTACCCGTTCTCTCCTCCTAAAGTCAA AGTTGAAGATACACAAAAAG ACAGGAGTTTTGGAGTAAAGAAACCTGTGGCCACCCCGGTAAACAACTCTTTGGTTGAATTGAGTAATTAcaaccaaaaaagagaagagtttgACCCTGAATACGACAATGATGCTGAGCAACTCTTGGCTGAGATGGAGTTCAAAGATAATGATACTCCTGAAGAACATGAGCTGAAGCTGCGTGTGTTGCGTATCTATTCGAAAAG GCTTGATGAGAGGAAACGTAGGAAAGAATTCATAATAGAAAGAAACTTGTTGTACCCAAATCCCTTTGAGAAGGACCTGTCTCAGGAGGAGAAAGTGCAGTGTCGACGTTTGGACGTTTTTATGCGTTTTCATTCAAAAGAGGAGCACGACGAGCTACTCCGTAGTGTTGTAAGCGAGTACCGCATGGTGAAACGACTCAAAGATCTTAAG GAAGCTCAAGTGGCAGGGTGTCGTTCGACGGCTGAAGCGGAGAGGTATCTtgggaggaagaggaagagagggaaTGAAGAAGGGATGAACAGAGGGAAAGAGAGCGGTCAATTTGGTCAAATTGTGGGGGAAATAGGCTCTAGACCTCCTGTGCAAGCTTCTTCAAGCTATGTGAATGATTTGGACCTGATTGGATTCACAGAGTCGCAACTGCTGTCTGAATCC gaGAAGCGTCTGTGCAACGAAGTCAAGTTGGTTCCACCGGTTTATCTACAGATGCAACAAGTGATGTCACATGAGATATTCAAAGGGAATGTGACGAAGAAGTCTGATGCATATAGCCTGTTCAAGATTGAACCAACCAAAGTGGATCGAGTTTATGATATGCTTGTGAAGAAGGGCATTGCTCAACTTTAA
- the LOC104718732 gene encoding transcriptional adapter ADA2b isoform X4: MGRSRGNFHNYEDPTQRTRKKKNAANVENFESTSTVPGTEGGGKYNCDYCQKDITGKIRIKCAVCPDFDLCVECMSVGAEITPHKCDHPYRVMGNLTFPLICPDWSADDEMLLLEGLEIYGLGNWAEGAEHVGTKSKEQCLEHYRNIYLNSPFFPLPDMSHVAGKNRKELQAMAKGRIDDKKEQNMKEEYPFSPPKVKVEDTQKDRSFGVKKPVATPVNNSLVELSNYNQKREEFDPEYDNDAEQLLAEMEFKDNDTPEEHELKLRVLRIYSKRLDERKRRKEFIIERNLLYPNPFEKDLSQEEKVQCRRLDVFMRFHSKEEHDELLRSVVSEYRMVKRLKDLKEAQVAGCRSTAEAERYLGRKRKRGNEEGMNRGKESGQFGQIVGEIGSRPPVQASSSYVNDLDLIGFTESQLLSESEKRLCNEVKLVPPVYLQMQQVMSHEIFKGNVTKKSDAYSLFKIEPTKVDRVYDMLVKKGIAQL, encoded by the exons ATGGGTCGCTCTCGTGGGAACTTCCACAATTACGAAGACCCTACTCAGAG AacgaggaaaaagaaaaatgcggCTAATGTGGAGAACTTTGAGTCGACATCTACGG TTCCAGGTACTGAGGGAGGAGGCAAGTATAACTGCGATTATTGCCAGAAAGACATTACTGGCAAAATTAGGATCAAATGTGCCGTCTGTCCCGATTTTGATCTCTGTGTTGAATGTATGTCTGTTGGAGCTGAGATCACTCCGCACAAATGTGATCACCCTTACCGAGTTATG GGAAATCTAACTTTCCCGCTTATTTGTCCTGACTGGAGTGCTGATGATGAAATGCTTCTCCTGGAG GGACTTGAAATTTATGGCTTGGGAAACTGGGCGGAGGGCGCGGAGCATGTGGGAACCAAGAGTAAAGAACAATGTCTCGAGCACTACAGAAACATTTATTTGAACTCGCCATTTTTCCCACTTCCA GATATGTCACATGTAGCAGGGAAGAACAGAAAAGAACTTCAAGCAATGGCAAAAGGACGCATTGATGACAAGAAAG AGCAGAACATGAAAGAAGAGTACCCGTTCTCTCCTCCTAAAGTCAA AGTTGAAGATACACAAAAAG ACAGGAGTTTTGGAGTAAAGAAACCTGTGGCCACCCCGGTAAACAACTCTTTGGTTGAATTGAGTAATTAcaaccaaaaaagagaagagtttgACCCTGAATACGACAATGATGCTGAGCAACTCTTGGCTGAGATGGAGTTCAAAGATAATGATACTCCTGAAGAACATGAGCTGAAGCTGCGTGTGTTGCGTATCTATTCGAAAAG GCTTGATGAGAGGAAACGTAGGAAAGAATTCATAATAGAAAGAAACTTGTTGTACCCAAATCCCTTTGAGAAGGACCTGTCTCAGGAGGAGAAAGTGCAGTGTCGACGTTTGGACGTTTTTATGCGTTTTCATTCAAAAGAGGAGCACGACGAGCTACTCCGTAGTGTTGTAAGCGAGTACCGCATGGTGAAACGACTCAAAGATCTTAAG GAAGCTCAAGTGGCAGGGTGTCGTTCGACGGCTGAAGCGGAGAGGTATCTtgggaggaagaggaagagagggaaTGAAGAAGGGATGAACAGAGGGAAAGAGAGCGGTCAATTTGGTCAAATTGTGGGGGAAATAGGCTCTAGACCTCCTGTGCAAGCTTCTTCAAGCTATGTGAATGATTTGGACCTGATTGGATTCACAGAGTCGCAACTGCTGTCTGAATCC gaGAAGCGTCTGTGCAACGAAGTCAAGTTGGTTCCACCGGTTTATCTACAGATGCAACAAGTGATGTCACATGAGATATTCAAAGGGAATGTGACGAAGAAGTCTGATGCATATAGCCTGTTCAAGATTGAACCAACCAAAGTGGATCGAGTTTATGATATGCTTGTGAAGAAGGGCATTGCTCAACTTTAA
- the LOC104718732 gene encoding transcriptional adapter ADA2b isoform X1 produces the protein MGRSRGNFHNYEDPTQRTRKKKNAANVENFESTSTVPGTEGGGKYNCDYCQKDITGKIRIKCAVCPDFDLCVECMSVGAEITPHKCDHPYRVMGNLTFPLICPDWSADDEMLLLEGLEIYGLGNWAEGAEHVGTKSKEQCLEHYRNIYLNSPFFPLPDMSHVAGKNRKELQAMAKGRIDDKKAEQNMKEEYPFSPPKVKVEDTQKESHIDRSFGVKKPVATPVNNSLVELSNYNQKREEFDPEYDNDAEQLLAEMEFKDNDTPEEHELKLRVLRIYSKRLDERKRRKEFIIERNLLYPNPFEKDLSQEEKVQCRRLDVFMRFHSKEEHDELLRSVVSEYRMVKRLKDLKEAQVAGCRSTAEAERYLGRKRKRGNEEGMNRGKESGQFGQIVGEIGSRPPVQASSSYVNDLDLIGFTESQLLSESEKRLCNEVKLVPPVYLQMQQVMSHEIFKGNVTKKSDAYSLFKIEPTKVDRVYDMLVKKGIAQL, from the exons ATGGGTCGCTCTCGTGGGAACTTCCACAATTACGAAGACCCTACTCAGAG AacgaggaaaaagaaaaatgcggCTAATGTGGAGAACTTTGAGTCGACATCTACGG TTCCAGGTACTGAGGGAGGAGGCAAGTATAACTGCGATTATTGCCAGAAAGACATTACTGGCAAAATTAGGATCAAATGTGCCGTCTGTCCCGATTTTGATCTCTGTGTTGAATGTATGTCTGTTGGAGCTGAGATCACTCCGCACAAATGTGATCACCCTTACCGAGTTATG GGAAATCTAACTTTCCCGCTTATTTGTCCTGACTGGAGTGCTGATGATGAAATGCTTCTCCTGGAG GGACTTGAAATTTATGGCTTGGGAAACTGGGCGGAGGGCGCGGAGCATGTGGGAACCAAGAGTAAAGAACAATGTCTCGAGCACTACAGAAACATTTATTTGAACTCGCCATTTTTCCCACTTCCA GATATGTCACATGTAGCAGGGAAGAACAGAAAAGAACTTCAAGCAATGGCAAAAGGACGCATTGATGACAAGAAAG CAGAGCAGAACATGAAAGAAGAGTACCCGTTCTCTCCTCCTAAAGTCAA AGTTGAAGATACACAAAAAG AGTCTCATATAGACAGGAGTTTTGGAGTAAAGAAACCTGTGGCCACCCCGGTAAACAACTCTTTGGTTGAATTGAGTAATTAcaaccaaaaaagagaagagtttgACCCTGAATACGACAATGATGCTGAGCAACTCTTGGCTGAGATGGAGTTCAAAGATAATGATACTCCTGAAGAACATGAGCTGAAGCTGCGTGTGTTGCGTATCTATTCGAAAAG GCTTGATGAGAGGAAACGTAGGAAAGAATTCATAATAGAAAGAAACTTGTTGTACCCAAATCCCTTTGAGAAGGACCTGTCTCAGGAGGAGAAAGTGCAGTGTCGACGTTTGGACGTTTTTATGCGTTTTCATTCAAAAGAGGAGCACGACGAGCTACTCCGTAGTGTTGTAAGCGAGTACCGCATGGTGAAACGACTCAAAGATCTTAAG GAAGCTCAAGTGGCAGGGTGTCGTTCGACGGCTGAAGCGGAGAGGTATCTtgggaggaagaggaagagagggaaTGAAGAAGGGATGAACAGAGGGAAAGAGAGCGGTCAATTTGGTCAAATTGTGGGGGAAATAGGCTCTAGACCTCCTGTGCAAGCTTCTTCAAGCTATGTGAATGATTTGGACCTGATTGGATTCACAGAGTCGCAACTGCTGTCTGAATCC gaGAAGCGTCTGTGCAACGAAGTCAAGTTGGTTCCACCGGTTTATCTACAGATGCAACAAGTGATGTCACATGAGATATTCAAAGGGAATGTGACGAAGAAGTCTGATGCATATAGCCTGTTCAAGATTGAACCAACCAAAGTGGATCGAGTTTATGATATGCTTGTGAAGAAGGGCATTGCTCAACTTTAA
- the LOC104718732 gene encoding transcriptional adapter ADA2b isoform X2, protein MGRSRGNFHNYEDPTQRTRKKKNAANVENFESTSTVPGTEGGGKYNCDYCQKDITGKIRIKCAVCPDFDLCVECMSVGAEITPHKCDHPYRVMGNLTFPLICPDWSADDEMLLLEGLEIYGLGNWAEGAEHVGTKSKEQCLEHYRNIYLNSPFFPLPDMSHVAGKNRKELQAMAKGRIDDKKEQNMKEEYPFSPPKVKVEDTQKESHIDRSFGVKKPVATPVNNSLVELSNYNQKREEFDPEYDNDAEQLLAEMEFKDNDTPEEHELKLRVLRIYSKRLDERKRRKEFIIERNLLYPNPFEKDLSQEEKVQCRRLDVFMRFHSKEEHDELLRSVVSEYRMVKRLKDLKEAQVAGCRSTAEAERYLGRKRKRGNEEGMNRGKESGQFGQIVGEIGSRPPVQASSSYVNDLDLIGFTESQLLSESEKRLCNEVKLVPPVYLQMQQVMSHEIFKGNVTKKSDAYSLFKIEPTKVDRVYDMLVKKGIAQL, encoded by the exons ATGGGTCGCTCTCGTGGGAACTTCCACAATTACGAAGACCCTACTCAGAG AacgaggaaaaagaaaaatgcggCTAATGTGGAGAACTTTGAGTCGACATCTACGG TTCCAGGTACTGAGGGAGGAGGCAAGTATAACTGCGATTATTGCCAGAAAGACATTACTGGCAAAATTAGGATCAAATGTGCCGTCTGTCCCGATTTTGATCTCTGTGTTGAATGTATGTCTGTTGGAGCTGAGATCACTCCGCACAAATGTGATCACCCTTACCGAGTTATG GGAAATCTAACTTTCCCGCTTATTTGTCCTGACTGGAGTGCTGATGATGAAATGCTTCTCCTGGAG GGACTTGAAATTTATGGCTTGGGAAACTGGGCGGAGGGCGCGGAGCATGTGGGAACCAAGAGTAAAGAACAATGTCTCGAGCACTACAGAAACATTTATTTGAACTCGCCATTTTTCCCACTTCCA GATATGTCACATGTAGCAGGGAAGAACAGAAAAGAACTTCAAGCAATGGCAAAAGGACGCATTGATGACAAGAAAG AGCAGAACATGAAAGAAGAGTACCCGTTCTCTCCTCCTAAAGTCAA AGTTGAAGATACACAAAAAG AGTCTCATATAGACAGGAGTTTTGGAGTAAAGAAACCTGTGGCCACCCCGGTAAACAACTCTTTGGTTGAATTGAGTAATTAcaaccaaaaaagagaagagtttgACCCTGAATACGACAATGATGCTGAGCAACTCTTGGCTGAGATGGAGTTCAAAGATAATGATACTCCTGAAGAACATGAGCTGAAGCTGCGTGTGTTGCGTATCTATTCGAAAAG GCTTGATGAGAGGAAACGTAGGAAAGAATTCATAATAGAAAGAAACTTGTTGTACCCAAATCCCTTTGAGAAGGACCTGTCTCAGGAGGAGAAAGTGCAGTGTCGACGTTTGGACGTTTTTATGCGTTTTCATTCAAAAGAGGAGCACGACGAGCTACTCCGTAGTGTTGTAAGCGAGTACCGCATGGTGAAACGACTCAAAGATCTTAAG GAAGCTCAAGTGGCAGGGTGTCGTTCGACGGCTGAAGCGGAGAGGTATCTtgggaggaagaggaagagagggaaTGAAGAAGGGATGAACAGAGGGAAAGAGAGCGGTCAATTTGGTCAAATTGTGGGGGAAATAGGCTCTAGACCTCCTGTGCAAGCTTCTTCAAGCTATGTGAATGATTTGGACCTGATTGGATTCACAGAGTCGCAACTGCTGTCTGAATCC gaGAAGCGTCTGTGCAACGAAGTCAAGTTGGTTCCACCGGTTTATCTACAGATGCAACAAGTGATGTCACATGAGATATTCAAAGGGAATGTGACGAAGAAGTCTGATGCATATAGCCTGTTCAAGATTGAACCAACCAAAGTGGATCGAGTTTATGATATGCTTGTGAAGAAGGGCATTGCTCAACTTTAA
- the LOC104718734 gene encoding uncharacterized protein LOC104718734 — MTTMMSLPKMKLSCLQPHLHFSSNRSFEIAQAFPSSSIRNRTSCLVRCGSARRRLISKRSRSSKLEKAPAPQPQGLERHWRHAVVGGVSVGLMMALVLGMDAEKAMALGPEGPLMEEFWDNVRRYGLYALTVSTGALSAVFEPIFELLKNPISAVLIVIILGGSFYIVSQVVSAMIGVNEFAYDYSY, encoded by the coding sequence atgacgacgatgatgtCTCTCCCCAAAATGAAACTATCTTGTCTGCAACCACACCTCCATTTTAGCAGTAACAGATCATTTGAAATAGCTCAAGCTTTTCCGAGCTCAAGCATAAGGAACAGAACATCATGTCTTGTTCGGTGCGGCTCAGCCAGAAGAAGATTAATTTCAAAAAGGAGCAGAAGCAGCAAGCTTGAAAAAGCACCAGCACCACAACCTCAGGGTTTGGAGCGGCACTGGAGACATGCTGTGGTGGGTGGAGTTTCAGTAGGGTTGATGATGGCTTTGGTATTGGGAATGGATGCAGAGAAAGCTATGGCGCTTGGACCAGAAGGTCCTTTAATGGAAGAGTTTTGGGACAACGTAAGAAGGTACGGTCTTTACGCTCTCACGGTTAGCACCGGAGCCCTCTCCGCAGTCTTTGAGCCTATCTTCGAACTCCTCAAGAACCCAATCTCCGCTGTTCTCATTGTGATCATCTTAGGTGGAAGCTTCTATATCGTCTCCCAAGTTGTCTCAGCAATGATCGGTGTAAACGAATTTGCTTATGATTACAGTTATTAA